The window CGGCGCCGATACCGCAGGCCCAGGCCGTCTCGCGGACACCGCTGTGCTGCGGCTCGTGGGTGCGTCCCAGATCCTTGCGGACCAGCGTGTACAGCAACACCCCCAGCAGGATGAAAGGCAGGGCGCGCCGCAGCCCGTCGGCCGACACCTGCATCACCGCCCAGGCCCCCGCAAAGCTACCGACCAGCGCCGCGCCGGCCGCCGGGAGCAGCGCTTGCCAGGGCAGCGTGACGCGCCTCGCGTACTGCGCCGTGGCCCAGGCGGTCCCCCACACGGCCGCGCCCTTGTTGGTGCCGAACAGCGTCGCCGGGGCGGCGCCCGGAAACACGCTGAAGAGCGCCGGCACCAAGATCAATCCGCCTCCGCCGACGATGGCATCGACGAATCCGGCGAACAGCGAGGCAAGTGTGACGGTGGCGAGATCGAGCATGCGGCGGGGTGGCAACGGCGTTGCGCATGATGCCTGGACCCACGCGTGGCCCGACGAAGAAGAGCGCCACAAATAAAAAGAGCGCCGGGGGTACCGGCGCTCTTGGCGCGTGGCGGGTGGGCCCGC is drawn from Methylibium petroleiphilum PM1 and contains these coding sequences:
- a CDS encoding TSUP family transporter, which encodes MLDLATVTLASLFAGFVDAIVGGGGLILVPALFSVFPGAAPATLFGTNKGAAVWGTAWATAQYARRVTLPWQALLPAAGAALVGSFAGAWAVMQVSADGLRRALPFILLGVLLYTLVRKDLGRTHEPQHSGVRETAWACGIGAVVGFYDGFFGPGTGSFFVFLFVRLLGYDFLHASASAKLLNTATNLSALAAFAWSGHVWWHVALVMAVANVAGSLLGTRLALRHGAGFVRGVFIVVVSLLIAKTGYDAFLR